In Pseudoxanthomonas indica, the following are encoded in one genomic region:
- a CDS encoding type II toxin-antitoxin system PemK/MazF family toxin, translating to MQQDETSAHINYGDIFWVAADEQMGSLSGSPHPQVVVQDDVFNHSRIGTVVVCSLSSNLKRASEPGVILLEAGEGGLERQSVVIASQVSSIAKERLGERIGSLSRQRADQVVAALRFLQASHFRGR from the coding sequence TTGCAGCAAGACGAAACAAGCGCGCACATCAACTACGGCGACATCTTCTGGGTGGCGGCGGACGAGCAGATGGGTTCCCTCTCCGGCTCGCCGCATCCGCAGGTGGTGGTGCAGGATGATGTCTTCAATCATTCCCGCATCGGCACCGTGGTGGTCTGTTCGCTGAGTTCCAACCTCAAGCGGGCGTCGGAGCCGGGGGTGATTCTGCTGGAGGCAGGCGAGGGCGGATTGGAGCGGCAAAGCGTGGTCATCGCCTCGCAGGTGTCGAGCATCGCCAAAGAGCGCCTGGGCGAGCGCATCGGCTCGCTCTCCCGCCAGCGGGCCGACCAGGTCGTTGCCGCGTTGCGATTTCTACAGGCATCCCACTTCCGCGGCCGTTGA
- a CDS encoding SymE family type I addiction module toxin yields the protein MANANPKSRPRKQERTLTISTSGYQPPDRDDQLRSREFMSCEDSRPYVSVPYIRLKGQWLAEAGFHRRHQVRVEISHGRLVITAK from the coding sequence ATGGCTAACGCCAATCCTAAATCACGCCCACGCAAACAAGAACGCACCCTCACCATCAGCACCTCGGGCTACCAGCCGCCCGACCGCGACGACCAGCTGCGCAGCCGGGAGTTCATGAGCTGCGAGGACAGCCGCCCCTATGTCTCCGTGCCCTACATCCGCCTCAAGGGGCAATGGCTGGCGGAGGCCGGGTTCCACCGCCGGCACCAGGTGCGCGTGGAGATAAGCCACGGAAGGCTGGTCATCACCGCCAAGTAG
- a CDS encoding tyrosine/phenylalanine carboxypeptidase domain-containing protein yields the protein MAAHPAPAVTSEPPESLARLQAWDRALVSLGKKITVLKSIEWPAEMEDRFLASWRRGAPELPTPPTTVKTFPECEDGLQALMREIDTGHPIGHWLYKTAWSYLVAARMLAGAGTPEFTRCSMLLYGRPDVAYRSQELTSADSAREMLQITDDVMGRGTLEMTEANIPADVFAERLRAHITPIFDRDRVDVVLDPNLASKATACSKRINLRATALFSERDLHQLAEHEAFVHTLTAINGRNQPYFKALGLGAPRTTRTQEGLATFSEIITGAIDLARLRRIALRVVWLEKALAGADFIEVFRGFLEAGQTEVESYRSAARLFRGGDVRGRVCFTKDGAYLDGVMVVHAFVVKTLQEGRPELLPMLFAGRLTTADVITLAPYRETGLIAPSRYIPPWARDPQRVLATMAYSAAARRLRMDTFDLQRFVEYEDEVVADSGFA from the coding sequence ATGGCTGCGCACCCCGCCCCCGCCGTTACGTCGGAACCGCCCGAGTCGCTCGCGCGCCTGCAAGCCTGGGATCGCGCGCTGGTGTCACTGGGCAAGAAGATCACCGTGCTCAAGAGCATCGAGTGGCCGGCGGAGATGGAGGATCGCTTCCTCGCCTCGTGGCGACGCGGCGCGCCGGAGTTGCCGACGCCGCCGACCACGGTCAAGACCTTTCCCGAATGCGAAGACGGCCTGCAGGCGTTGATGCGGGAGATCGACACCGGCCATCCCATCGGCCACTGGTTGTACAAGACGGCGTGGAGTTACCTCGTGGCGGCGCGGATGCTGGCCGGCGCCGGCACGCCCGAGTTCACCCGCTGCTCGATGCTGCTGTACGGGCGACCCGACGTGGCCTACCGCAGCCAGGAGCTGACCAGCGCCGACAGCGCGCGCGAGATGCTGCAAATCACCGACGACGTGATGGGGCGCGGCACGCTGGAAATGACCGAGGCCAACATCCCCGCCGACGTCTTCGCCGAGCGGCTGCGCGCGCATATCACGCCGATCTTCGATCGTGATCGGGTCGATGTGGTGCTGGATCCCAACCTGGCCTCCAAGGCCACCGCCTGCAGCAAGCGCATCAACCTGCGCGCCACCGCGCTGTTCTCCGAGCGTGACCTGCACCAGCTGGCCGAGCATGAGGCCTTCGTGCATACGCTCACCGCCATCAATGGCCGCAACCAGCCTTACTTCAAGGCGCTGGGGCTGGGCGCGCCGCGCACCACGCGCACGCAGGAAGGGCTGGCGACGTTCTCGGAAATCATCACCGGCGCGATTGATCTGGCGCGGCTGCGGCGCATCGCATTGCGGGTGGTGTGGCTGGAGAAGGCGCTGGCGGGGGCGGACTTCATCGAGGTGTTCCGTGGCTTCCTGGAGGCGGGGCAGACCGAGGTGGAAAGCTATCGCAGCGCCGCGCGCCTGTTCCGTGGCGGCGATGTGCGCGGGCGCGTGTGCTTCACCAAGGATGGTGCGTATCTGGACGGGGTGATGGTGGTGCACGCCTTCGTGGTGAAGACCTTGCAGGAGGGCCGGCCCGAACTGCTGCCGATGTTGTTTGCCGGCCGGCTGACCACCGCCGATGTGATCACCCTGGCGCCGTATCGCGAAACCGGGCTGATCGCGCCCTCGCGCTACATCCCGCCGTGGGCGCGCGACCCGCAGCGGGTGTTGGCGACCATGGCGTATTCGGCGGCGGCGCGGCGGCTGCGGATGGATACGTTCGATCTGCAGCGCTTCGTGGAATACGAGGATGAGGTGGTGGCGGATTCGGGGTTTGCGTAG
- a CDS encoding DJ-1/PfpI family protein yields MRVRHLWLGGAGLFALALAGFGLWLLHLPTPVALANPPTLAQAETDALLAALKPPKRARPLVAVVGINDATETTDYLVPTGILRRADVADVRMLASAPGPVRLFPALTVQPDATVAAFDTRHPDGADYVIVPAMSRDDDPAVLAWLRAQADKGAIIIGVCAGAKVVAAAGLLDGKRATTHWYYREQLLQRNPSIHYVANRRIVVDHGVATTTGISASLPMMLTLVQAIAGRDKAQAVAAQLGMVRWDAGHDSGRFQFTRPFASTVLANTLAFWQREELGILLQLGMDEVSLALAADAWSRTYRSRVSSFAFSSAAVDTWNGVQVIPDGVAGEWPVDRRVTSFARQAPARVLDHTLTAIAARYGEPTADVVAMQLEYPREVTRR; encoded by the coding sequence ATGCGCGTGCGGCATCTGTGGCTGGGGGGCGCGGGGTTGTTCGCGCTGGCGCTGGCGGGATTCGGGCTGTGGCTGCTGCACCTGCCCACGCCGGTTGCGCTGGCGAACCCGCCCACCCTCGCGCAGGCCGAAACCGACGCCCTCCTGGCCGCTCTCAAGCCGCCCAAGCGTGCGCGCCCGCTGGTGGCGGTGGTGGGCATCAACGACGCCACCGAGACCACGGACTATCTGGTGCCCACCGGCATCCTGCGGCGCGCGGACGTGGCCGATGTGCGGATGCTGGCCAGCGCGCCCGGGCCGGTGCGGCTGTTCCCTGCGCTGACCGTGCAGCCCGATGCCACGGTCGCGGCGTTTGATACGCGCCATCCGGACGGCGCGGATTACGTGATCGTGCCGGCCATGAGCCGCGATGACGATCCCGCCGTGCTGGCGTGGCTGCGCGCGCAGGCCGACAAGGGCGCGATCATCATCGGCGTCTGCGCCGGCGCCAAGGTGGTGGCGGCGGCGGGCCTGCTCGATGGCAAGCGCGCCACCACGCACTGGTACTACCGCGAGCAGCTGCTGCAGCGCAATCCTTCAATTCACTACGTCGCCAACCGGCGCATCGTGGTCGACCACGGCGTCGCCACCACCACCGGCATCAGCGCCTCGCTGCCGATGATGCTGACGCTGGTGCAGGCCATTGCCGGGCGTGACAAGGCGCAAGCAGTGGCCGCGCAACTCGGCATGGTGCGCTGGGACGCGGGCCATGACAGCGGCCGCTTCCAGTTCACCCGCCCGTTTGCCAGCACCGTGCTGGCCAATACGCTGGCCTTCTGGCAGCGCGAAGAACTGGGGATTTTGTTGCAGCTCGGCATGGACGAGGTGTCGCTGGCGCTGGCGGCCGATGCGTGGTCGCGCACCTACCGGTCGCGGGTGTCGAGCTTCGCCTTCTCGTCGGCGGCGGTGGACACCTGGAACGGGGTGCAGGTGATTCCCGATGGAGTGGCGGGCGAATGGCCGGTCGACCGACGGGTGACCAGCTTCGCCAGGCAGGCGCCCGCGCGGGTGCTGGATCACACGCTGACCGCCATCGCCGCCCGTTACGGCGAGCCCACGGCCGACGTGGTGGCCATGCAGCTGGAATACCCGCGCGAGGTCACGCGCCGCTGA
- a CDS encoding GNAT family N-acetyltransferase yields the protein MQIRPATPADLAAMWDIFQSVIVSGDALPFAESLDHVTFRSHWFGTHTAYVAVDDARVLGMYKLGPNYPDRGAHIASATYLVGAAAQGQGIGRAMVEHSIALAEQAGYVAMQFNYVVSSNAPAVKLYEKLGFSIVGTLPKAFRHQQRGLVDVYVMYRPLGESG from the coding sequence GTGCAGATACGACCCGCCACCCCGGCAGACCTTGCCGCCATGTGGGACATCTTCCAGTCCGTCATCGTCAGCGGCGATGCGTTGCCGTTTGCCGAATCGCTGGACCACGTCACCTTCCGCAGCCACTGGTTCGGCACGCATACGGCGTACGTGGCGGTGGACGACGCGCGCGTGCTGGGCATGTACAAGCTGGGGCCCAACTATCCGGATCGCGGCGCGCATATCGCCAGCGCCACGTATCTGGTCGGCGCCGCCGCACAAGGCCAGGGCATTGGCCGCGCCATGGTGGAGCACAGCATTGCGCTGGCCGAGCAGGCGGGCTACGTGGCCATGCAGTTCAACTACGTGGTCAGCAGCAATGCGCCGGCGGTCAAGTTGTATGAAAAGTTGGGGTTCTCGATTGTGGGTACGCTGCCGAAGGCATTCCGGCATCAGCAGCGGGGGCTGGTGGATGTGTATGTGATGTATCGGCCGCTGGGGGAGAGCGGGTGA
- a CDS encoding AAA family ATPase → MAVLVDNLSVAAFGGIRTSLDLDLTAPLTLIYAPNGTGKTSLIESIDWLYGGDIREARCKVASNLEPTKVAISAVIGSKPVSAMRAIDSGRSSRVSNGAQVGEAEFLQSLAPDCDVSELSAISRIPKLKAYLSSNHVLGVGALGRLIDSENADARADAMADLAGTRIQRNAQKVMDLYRKKLLERRARLESELSRFIELEEQYLKLSKDRADIDALVKEASRLLVGSDQDVADFERLTIVANRELEDLRVRMESLSELRSVLTLLSTFDKPDHSMQISSLEDEIRDLSSSLRRDNEQSVETSRQNDLLAAEVADLKKLGDALLDLNAVCGDTETLHEARLAASSLASFSSIEVAANRLEALAVTPSEFLHDTSTLRDLQLRSNEIQKLLVEMRSEDQLQAEVIAKERSISESATTRRALSTLRSDAVRIAMLAHQHDGQGTSCPSCGHDWVTRSQLEQAFQDSLQQMPHAEAHLLVSEASLLSDVELLRSEIASQRFRREELQKADAEIEIHLKRISDANALARRFGLDSAASISHETIQQAQRNLRVAEKLAVVDQLYSTHSDWKAIPESTTPASAAKIAAIAAASAHSKLLRSEHSLEALGASIEQDSASISEREGVLRSLRESVAVHESLRSKLQVLQSHLGLNLTTSAHLKEVDDQLVLRQKDVRAALEHLRAAGDIQGKTALGLEAEKASIAAGALAKDIESLDAELIRVHRVHSQVEKQAEHHRERLVATVGPSVSQLFQRMQVNRVFDSVSVGPSFELEGLLGRFSLQPELFSTGQRQDLALAFFLVRAFAMGGSFFLDEPLAHLDDVNRVAVLDTLRSFVLSGRDSTQRTRLVLTTASWTTTRHVIQKFMKVQDEETLLRAYQLTGNVSTNVSLVELA, encoded by the coding sequence ATGGCCGTGCTAGTTGATAACCTTAGCGTTGCAGCATTCGGCGGAATACGAACGAGCTTAGATCTCGATCTAACTGCGCCACTGACGCTCATCTACGCGCCAAACGGCACTGGGAAGACATCGCTAATCGAGTCTATAGACTGGCTTTACGGAGGCGATATTCGCGAAGCTCGATGCAAGGTCGCAAGCAACCTGGAGCCAACCAAGGTCGCTATCAGCGCCGTCATTGGCTCGAAGCCGGTTAGCGCCATGCGCGCAATTGATTCCGGCAGGTCGTCAAGAGTTTCTAACGGTGCGCAGGTAGGCGAAGCCGAATTCTTGCAGAGTCTCGCGCCCGATTGTGACGTTTCCGAACTCTCGGCTATCTCTCGAATTCCGAAACTTAAAGCCTATCTTTCATCCAATCATGTGCTTGGTGTTGGTGCGCTTGGCAGACTTATCGATAGCGAGAATGCTGACGCCAGAGCTGATGCCATGGCGGATCTGGCGGGGACAAGGATCCAGCGGAATGCTCAGAAGGTTATGGACCTGTATCGCAAGAAGCTTCTTGAACGACGGGCAAGACTCGAATCTGAGCTGTCTCGATTCATTGAGCTAGAAGAACAGTACCTGAAGCTTTCGAAGGATAGGGCCGACATTGACGCCCTTGTAAAGGAGGCGAGCAGGCTTCTCGTTGGATCTGATCAAGATGTCGCTGACTTTGAGCGTCTGACAATCGTGGCAAACAGAGAACTCGAGGACCTAAGAGTTCGCATGGAATCTCTTTCGGAACTTCGGTCCGTACTCACGTTACTGTCGACTTTCGATAAACCAGATCATTCGATGCAGATCTCAAGCCTGGAGGACGAGATTCGTGATCTGAGTTCTTCCTTACGGCGCGACAACGAGCAATCTGTGGAGACTTCTCGACAGAATGACCTGCTTGCTGCCGAAGTAGCCGACCTGAAGAAGCTTGGGGATGCACTTCTAGATTTGAACGCCGTATGTGGCGACACCGAAACACTTCATGAGGCTCGATTAGCAGCCAGCAGCCTTGCCTCGTTCTCGAGCATCGAAGTTGCCGCTAATCGTCTTGAAGCCCTCGCGGTCACTCCGTCGGAATTTCTGCACGACACGTCGACCCTTCGAGATCTCCAACTTCGTTCTAACGAGATTCAAAAGTTGCTTGTTGAGATGAGATCTGAAGACCAACTTCAGGCTGAGGTTATCGCGAAGGAGCGTTCTATCTCCGAAAGCGCGACGACTCGGCGCGCCTTGAGTACGCTCAGGTCTGATGCTGTCAGGATAGCTATGCTTGCGCATCAGCATGATGGGCAAGGTACATCCTGCCCGTCATGCGGCCATGATTGGGTCACTCGCTCTCAGCTTGAACAGGCTTTCCAAGATTCACTTCAGCAAATGCCCCACGCGGAAGCGCATCTGCTTGTTTCAGAGGCGTCACTGCTATCGGATGTAGAGCTCTTGCGCTCTGAAATCGCTTCACAACGATTCCGTCGAGAGGAACTTCAGAAGGCAGACGCTGAAATCGAGATACACCTGAAACGAATCAGCGACGCGAATGCACTTGCTCGTAGATTTGGACTTGATTCTGCTGCCAGCATTAGCCATGAGACCATTCAACAGGCTCAAAGGAATCTTAGGGTAGCCGAGAAGCTAGCGGTCGTAGACCAACTGTATTCCACACACTCAGACTGGAAGGCTATCCCGGAGTCGACAACTCCTGCTTCCGCAGCAAAGATTGCTGCTATAGCGGCAGCTTCAGCTCACTCTAAACTTCTGCGTAGCGAGCATTCGCTTGAAGCTCTTGGTGCGTCAATTGAGCAGGACAGTGCTTCTATATCGGAGCGGGAAGGCGTACTTAGATCATTAAGAGAGAGCGTTGCAGTTCATGAAAGTCTGCGCTCGAAGTTACAAGTTCTTCAAAGCCACCTTGGGCTCAATCTTACGACTTCAGCCCATCTGAAGGAGGTGGACGATCAACTAGTTCTTCGCCAGAAGGACGTCCGTGCTGCATTGGAACATCTCCGTGCAGCGGGAGACATTCAAGGGAAAACTGCTCTTGGATTGGAGGCGGAGAAGGCATCGATTGCTGCTGGTGCACTTGCAAAAGATATTGAATCCCTTGACGCGGAACTCATTCGAGTACATCGCGTACACAGTCAAGTCGAGAAGCAGGCGGAACATCACCGAGAAAGGCTAGTAGCCACAGTTGGCCCGTCGGTCAGCCAGCTCTTTCAACGAATGCAGGTGAACAGAGTTTTCGATTCGGTGTCTGTGGGCCCCTCATTCGAGTTGGAGGGCTTGCTTGGGCGATTCTCGCTTCAACCGGAATTGTTTAGCACGGGCCAGCGCCAAGACCTAGCCCTTGCATTCTTTCTGGTGCGAGCATTTGCTATGGGAGGCAGCTTCTTTTTGGACGAGCCATTGGCTCACCTCGACGACGTAAACCGAGTTGCCGTACTGGATACTCTTCGATCGTTCGTGCTTTCCGGTCGAGACTCAACTCAGCGTACGCGGCTTGTCCTGACCACCGCGAGCTGGACTACGACTCGACATGTAATTCAGAAGTTCATGAAGGTTCAAGACGAGGAGACTCTTCTTCGCGCGTATCAGCTTACGGGGAATGTCAGCACTAACGTATCGTTGGTTGAACTTGCGTAG
- a CDS encoding dihydrofolate reductase family protein — protein sequence MRKLLLTMSMSLDGFVCGRDGDTRWIFSGDQEAIAWKLEVFKRAGLIIMGKRSFQAMAPFWPTADNVFAPEMNRIPKAVFSKEGPAVLEGAAKAIQDARASKGDAQALHPGADSWAQAHVATGDLAEEIHQLKSQDGAPILAIGGAAFARSLIAANLVDEFVLMVHPIALGGGEPIFSDLVTSRPLELISSTAFPLGSIAQVYRPATA from the coding sequence ATGCGCAAGTTGCTATTGACCATGTCGATGTCGCTGGACGGCTTTGTCTGCGGCCGCGATGGCGACACCCGCTGGATTTTCAGCGGTGACCAGGAAGCGATTGCCTGGAAGCTGGAAGTGTTCAAGCGCGCCGGGCTGATCATCATGGGCAAGCGTTCGTTCCAGGCGATGGCGCCGTTCTGGCCCACGGCCGACAACGTGTTCGCGCCGGAGATGAACCGGATCCCGAAAGCCGTGTTCTCGAAGGAAGGGCCCGCCGTATTGGAGGGCGCGGCCAAAGCCATCCAGGACGCGCGCGCCAGCAAAGGCGACGCCCAAGCGCTGCACCCCGGCGCCGACAGCTGGGCGCAAGCGCACGTAGCCACCGGCGACCTGGCCGAGGAAATCCATCAGCTGAAGTCGCAGGACGGCGCACCCATCCTCGCCATCGGCGGCGCCGCCTTTGCGCGCAGCCTGATTGCCGCCAACCTGGTCGACGAGTTCGTGCTGATGGTCCACCCCATCGCCCTGGGCGGTGGCGAACCGATCTTCTCCGACCTGGTCACGTCGCGGCCGCTGGAACTGATCAGCTCCACCGCCTTCCCGCTGGGTTCGATCGCGCAGGTGTATCGGCCGGCGACCGCCTAG
- a CDS encoding LysR family transcriptional regulator: MDRIDAMQAFVRVVETGSFTKAAETLQASKTRVTQLVKQLETHLRVELLHRTTRKVNVTADGAAYYERAVRLLADLDDAETSLSAASDTPRGRLRVDVPTPLASLVVVPALPGFHARYPDLQLDLGVSDRKVDLIDENVDCVVRGGELSETSLRARHVADLPLGVYAAPDYLARNGTPEHPQALEDSHHRIIGYRGSRSGRPLAHVMQRGDEQLSLQGRHVLSVDDGNAYLAAGIAGMGVMWLPQYMARTPLARGELVPLFEDWQLQAMPLYVAFPPSRHVSRKLRVFIDWMVEVLAEHAPAIQPPAGHAVA, from the coding sequence ATGGACCGTATCGACGCGATGCAGGCCTTTGTCCGCGTGGTGGAAACCGGCAGCTTCACCAAGGCCGCCGAAACGCTGCAGGCCAGCAAGACGCGGGTGACGCAGTTGGTGAAGCAACTGGAAACCCATCTGCGCGTGGAGTTGCTCCACCGCACCACCCGCAAGGTCAACGTGACCGCCGATGGCGCGGCCTACTACGAACGCGCGGTGCGGCTGCTGGCGGATCTGGACGATGCCGAAACCAGCCTGTCGGCCGCGTCCGACACCCCGCGCGGACGCTTGCGGGTGGATGTGCCCACGCCGCTGGCGAGCCTGGTGGTGGTGCCGGCCCTGCCCGGCTTCCATGCGCGCTATCCGGATCTGCAGCTGGACCTGGGCGTGAGTGATCGCAAGGTGGATTTGATCGACGAGAACGTGGACTGCGTGGTGCGCGGTGGCGAGCTCAGCGAAACCTCGCTGCGCGCGCGGCATGTGGCGGATCTGCCGCTGGGCGTGTACGCCGCGCCGGATTACCTGGCGCGCAATGGCACGCCGGAACATCCGCAGGCGCTGGAAGACAGCCATCACCGCATCATCGGCTATCGCGGATCGCGCAGCGGCCGGCCGCTGGCGCATGTGATGCAGCGCGGTGACGAGCAGCTGAGCCTGCAGGGCCGGCATGTGCTGTCGGTGGATGACGGCAATGCCTATCTGGCGGCGGGCATCGCCGGCATGGGGGTGATGTGGTTGCCGCAGTACATGGCGCGCACGCCGCTGGCGCGCGGCGAGCTGGTGCCCTTGTTCGAGGACTGGCAGTTGCAGGCGATGCCGTTGTATGTGGCGTTTCCGCCCAGCCGGCATGTGAGCCGCAAGCTGCGGGTGTTCATCGACTGGATGGTGGAGGTGCTGGCGGAGCACGCGCCGGCGATCCAGCCGCCGGCGGGCCATGCCGTGGCGTGA
- a CDS encoding RidA family protein, with translation MAKRDAVFPAGRHELYQNHTYSAAIRSGDLLFVSGQVGSRSDGSPEPDFEKQVRLAFANLQATLKAGGAGLDDIVDVTSFHTDPEHQFATIMAVKGEVFPEAPYPNWTAIGVTWLAGFDFEIKVIARIPG, from the coding sequence ATGGCCAAGCGCGACGCAGTCTTCCCCGCCGGTCGTCACGAGCTCTACCAGAACCACACCTACTCCGCCGCTATCCGCTCCGGCGATCTGCTGTTTGTCTCCGGCCAGGTCGGCAGCCGCAGCGACGGTTCGCCCGAGCCGGACTTCGAGAAGCAGGTGCGCCTGGCCTTCGCCAATCTGCAAGCCACGCTCAAAGCCGGCGGCGCCGGACTGGATGACATCGTCGATGTCACCAGCTTCCACACCGATCCGGAGCACCAGTTCGCCACCATCATGGCGGTGAAGGGCGAAGTGTTTCCCGAAGCGCCGTATCCCAACTGGACCGCGATTGGCGTGACCTGGCTGGCCGGGTTTGATTTCGAGATCAAGGTGATTGCGCGGATACCGGGCTGA